A section of the Pseudomonas sp. Q1-7 genome encodes:
- a CDS encoding beta-ketoacyl synthase → MSRLPVIVGFGGYNAAGRSSFHHGFRRIVIETLDAQARQETLAGLAVMMKRVSVADGQYRDADGKTLTLAEIETRYAAEILDATLVRRIGKQHLDVDAAHWQKNLTVQPGDGQALSFTTSRKQLPEPLPANWEVETLDNGDVRVTLRGTCDFKVDSYRALPVKSAGQLPSGFEPGELYNSRFHPRGLQLSVVAATDAIRSIGLPWKAIVDHVQPDEIAVFSGSIMSQLDENGFGGMLQSRLKGGRVTAKQCPLGLNTMPADFINAYVLGSVGTTGSVTGACATFLYNLQKAIEQIASGKARVALVGNAEAPITQECIDGYGAMGALATEDGLRQVGGREDVDFRRASRPFGENCGFTLAESSQYVVLMDDALALELGADIHGAVTDVFINADGFKKSISAPGPGNYLTLAKAVAAASQLIGADGVRERSFVHAHGSSTPANRVTESELLDRVAGAFGIERWPVAAVKAYLGHSLATASGDQVIAALGTFKYGILPGIKTIDRVADDVHRQHLSIETRDQVLGERQLDVCFINSKGFGGNNATGVIISPRLAEKMLKKRYGETAFAAYSAKREQTRANAEEYDRRARLGEFDIIYNFGNDLIDDQQIELSPEGIQVPGFAQPLRYKKDERFADMLD, encoded by the coding sequence CGGCTTCCGCCGTATCGTGATCGAGACCCTGGACGCCCAGGCCCGCCAGGAAACCCTGGCCGGCCTGGCCGTGATGATGAAGCGGGTCAGCGTCGCCGACGGCCAGTACCGCGATGCCGACGGCAAAACCCTGACCCTGGCCGAGATCGAAACCCGCTACGCCGCCGAGATCCTCGACGCCACCCTGGTGCGCCGCATCGGCAAGCAGCACCTGGACGTGGACGCCGCCCATTGGCAGAAGAACCTCACCGTCCAGCCCGGCGATGGCCAGGCCCTCAGTTTCACCACCTCGCGCAAGCAACTGCCCGAGCCGCTGCCGGCCAACTGGGAAGTGGAAACACTGGACAATGGCGACGTGCGTGTGACCCTGCGGGGCACCTGCGATTTCAAGGTGGACAGCTACCGCGCGCTGCCGGTTAAGTCCGCCGGCCAACTGCCCTCCGGCTTCGAACCGGGCGAGCTGTACAACTCCCGCTTCCATCCGCGCGGCCTGCAACTGTCCGTCGTCGCCGCCACCGACGCCATCCGCTCCATCGGCCTACCCTGGAAAGCGATCGTCGACCACGTACAGCCCGACGAAATCGCCGTGTTCTCCGGCAGCATCATGAGCCAGCTCGACGAGAACGGCTTTGGCGGCATGCTGCAGTCGCGCCTGAAGGGCGGTCGCGTGACCGCCAAGCAGTGTCCGCTCGGCCTCAATACCATGCCGGCCGACTTCATCAACGCCTATGTGCTGGGCAGCGTCGGCACCACCGGCAGCGTGACCGGCGCCTGCGCAACCTTCCTCTACAACCTGCAGAAGGCCATCGAGCAGATTGCCAGCGGCAAGGCCCGCGTGGCCCTGGTGGGCAACGCCGAGGCGCCGATCACCCAGGAATGCATCGACGGCTACGGCGCCATGGGCGCCCTGGCCACCGAGGACGGCCTGCGCCAGGTGGGTGGTCGCGAGGACGTGGACTTCCGCCGCGCCAGCCGCCCGTTCGGCGAGAACTGCGGCTTTACCCTGGCCGAATCCAGCCAGTACGTGGTGCTGATGGACGACGCGCTGGCCCTGGAGCTGGGCGCCGATATCCATGGCGCGGTGACCGACGTCTTCATCAATGCCGACGGCTTCAAGAAATCCATCTCCGCACCCGGTCCGGGCAATTACCTCACCCTGGCCAAGGCCGTGGCCGCCGCCAGCCAGCTGATCGGCGCGGATGGCGTGCGCGAGCGCAGCTTCGTCCATGCCCACGGCTCCAGCACACCGGCCAACCGCGTCACCGAGTCCGAACTGCTGGACCGCGTCGCCGGTGCCTTCGGCATCGAACGCTGGCCAGTGGCCGCGGTGAAGGCCTACCTCGGCCACTCCCTGGCCACCGCCAGCGGCGACCAGGTGATCGCCGCCCTCGGCACCTTCAAGTACGGCATCCTGCCGGGCATCAAGACCATCGACCGGGTGGCCGACGACGTGCATCGCCAGCACCTGTCCATCGAAACCCGCGACCAGGTTCTGGGCGAACGCCAGCTGGACGTCTGCTTCATCAACTCCAAGGGCTTCGGCGGCAACAACGCCACCGGCGTGATCATCTCCCCGCGCCTGGCCGAGAAAATGCTGAAGAAACGTTACGGCGAAACGGCGTTCGCCGCCTACAGCGCCAAGCGCGAGCAGACGCGCGCCAACGCCGAGGAATACGACCGCCGTGCGCGCCTGGGCGAGTTCGACATCATCTACAACTTCGGCAACGACCTGATCGACGACCAGCAGATCGAGCTGAGCCCGGAAGGCATCCAGGTGCCCGGCTTCGCCCAACCGCTGCGCTACAAGAAGGACGAGCGCTTCGCCGACATGCTGGATTGA